One part of the Chloroflexota bacterium genome encodes these proteins:
- a CDS encoding radical SAM protein, with amino-acid sequence MELLKKTKSICPEDLRVLDAELWEVDGQVLMRKSCPDHGSFEDIYWSDYDEYVRAEKFRDDGKGFLVARESKLGCPLDCGVCQKHRTHTTLLIIDLTNRCNLRCPICFAAAHAVDYVYEPTMEQIRTIIEYAQEVNRPNIVQGIQNSGGEPTVRDDLLDIIKMERELGIDYIVLATNGIRLAEDIEYFKKLRDLEVYTYLQFDGVTPEPYKKARGRDLWPLKQKVIENARKIGYDRIALVPTVVKGINDQQVGDIIRYAAQNSDVVRHIVFQPVSFTGRIDRSKLKEMRITTPDVMRLCEEQTNGEIKKGDFFSLPMSETLAKMVTKGGRHREFCVHPHCGVISLVAHEKNKLVPISRFINNEKLYARMRRAFELKKSRPRVMWDLVTGFIMYVSPSFWIRLLPILFTKSYKSGRVLVDDWMRNKWMTIGIMQFMDPYNFDLDRVQGCCLHYGVPDKDSKARLIPFCAMNNIHRRSIERQFSVSTKVKHSEDMADQQIGASPKEPISTV; translated from the coding sequence TTTCGAGGATATCTACTGGAGTGATTATGACGAGTATGTAAGAGCCGAGAAGTTCAGGGATGATGGGAAGGGATTCCTCGTAGCCAGAGAATCAAAGCTTGGTTGTCCGCTTGACTGTGGGGTATGCCAGAAACACAGAACGCACACCACCCTGTTGATCATAGATCTGACCAACAGATGCAATCTGAGGTGTCCCATATGTTTTGCTGCTGCCCATGCGGTGGATTATGTCTACGAACCGACCATGGAGCAGATAAGGACAATCATAGAATACGCTCAGGAGGTAAACCGCCCCAATATTGTTCAGGGGATTCAGAATAGCGGTGGAGAGCCTACGGTAAGGGATGACTTGCTGGACATAATTAAGATGGAGAGAGAGCTTGGTATTGACTACATCGTGCTGGCTACAAATGGAATAAGGCTGGCGGAGGACATCGAATATTTCAAGAAGTTGCGCGACCTGGAGGTCTATACATATCTGCAATTTGATGGTGTCACCCCTGAGCCATACAAGAAGGCGAGAGGGCGCGACCTCTGGCCGCTGAAGCAGAAGGTTATTGAGAACGCCAGGAAGATAGGCTATGACAGGATTGCCCTGGTTCCTACTGTGGTCAAAGGGATTAATGACCAGCAGGTTGGCGATATTATCAGATATGCGGCGCAGAATTCTGACGTGGTGAGGCATATTGTCTTCCAGCCTGTCAGTTTTACGGGGAGGATAGACCGGAGCAAGCTCAAGGAGATGAGGATAACCACTCCAGACGTCATGCGGCTTTGTGAAGAACAGACCAACGGTGAAATCAAGAAAGGAGACTTCTTTTCGCTGCCTATGAGCGAGACCTTGGCCAAGATGGTGACCAAGGGTGGCCGGCATAGAGAATTCTGCGTTCATCCCCACTGCGGTGTAATAAGCCTTGTGGCTCATGAGAAGAACAAACTGGTCCCTATATCACGTTTCATCAATAATGAGAAGCTGTATGCCAGGATGCGGCGGGCCTTTGAGTTGAAGAAATCCAGGCCGCGAGTAATGTGGGATCTGGTGACCGGCTTCATCATGTATGTAAGTCCCAGTTTTTGGATCAGGCTTCTTCCTATTCTATTCACGAAGAGTTACAAGTCTGGCCGCGTACTGGTGGATGATTGGATGCGGAACAAATGGATGACGATAGGCATCATGCAGTTTATGGACCCATACAACTTTGATCTGGATAGAGTTCAGGGCTGCTGCCTTCACTATGGGGTTCCTGACAAGGACTCAAAGGCCAGACTGATACCCTTCTGTGCCATGAATAATATACACCGGCGGTCTATAGAAAGGCAGTTTTCGGTGAGTACAAAGGTCAAGCACAGCGAGGATATGGCAGACCAGCAGATTGGCGCCAGTCCCAAGGAGCCGATCAGTACTGTATAG